The proteins below come from a single Procambarus clarkii isolate CNS0578487 chromosome 26, FALCON_Pclarkii_2.0, whole genome shotgun sequence genomic window:
- the LOC138368785 gene encoding uncharacterized protein: MYQGELYSYAHYLQIMYFKYVKFICQDIICKYWPWALTVAQKQSHFHIGQAKPFLGVLHAKGHAWYCQVLYGGRWQEGSGMTLGEEAEQVFAYLSRYNSTTKNMLKAERTEELTEGAVFWNHRKIDGLARALVTRLRKARETEITVSNEIDKLDVQKSLIQEWRSDLQMICKELELNTGTTSKNIKYSIEAVADSIRHRKNLIATDAASSKMRSSLRHRNECDRKKLQGFIKIYNSENSEILSEKDAIEGILPWHNLLPHHSQNVSLAQKKKAVEDVELQKRSREEQQHTVQEMLHYLAYYKNKREILTEHTEELLCGIFPSYLSKDPNKYTIEEKHLSTKNKSGILALLKQGQKLCSDKLSDAKRLFGYQEEDVDVSEPYLELCDSEDDDDDEDEELLLN, from the exons atgtatcaaggagagctgtacagttatgcccactatttgcaaattatgtatttcaaatacgtaaagtttatttgtcaagacataatttgcaaatattggccatgggccttaactgtggctcagaaacaatcacattttcacattggtcaagcaaagccatttttaggagtcctacatgcaaaaggacatgcttggtattgtcag gtattgtatggagggcggtggcaagaaggaagtggcatgactttaggggaagaggcagagcaagtgtttgcatacctctcacgatacaactctacaactaaaaacatgctgaaagctg aaagaacagaagaactcacagagggtgcagtcttttggaaccatcgaaaaattgatggactggctcgtgcattagttactcgactcagaaag gccagagagacggaaataacagtttcaaatgagatcgacaaacttgatgttcaaaagtcattgattcaagaatggcgatctgacctacaaatgatttgtaaggagttagagttaaacactggaacaacctcgaagaacataaaatattctatcgaggcagttgcagactctatcaggcatcgcaaaaatctgattgccactgatgcag catccagtaaaatgcgctcttcactccggcacagaaatgagtgtgataggaaaaagcttcaaggcttcataaaaatctacaatagtgaaaactctgaaattctcagtgaaaaggatgcaatagaaggtatcctgccatggcacaatttattgcctcatcatagccaaaatg tgtcccttgctcaaaaaaagaaggcagtagaagatgtggagcttcagaagagatccagagaagagcaacaacacactgttcaagaaatgctgcattatctcgcatattacaagaataagagagagattttaaccgaacatactgaagagttgttatgtggaatttttccttcatatctaagcaag gatcctaacaagtacactattgaagagaagcacctatcaaccaaaaataagagtggaatcttggctcttttgaagcaagggcaaaagttgtgttctgacaagctgagtgatgcaaagcgtttatttggataccaggaagaggatgttgatgtttccgagccctacctggagctttgtgacagtgaagatgatgatgatgatgaagatgaagaattactactaaactga